Part of the Thermodesulfobacteriota bacterium genome, CAGGTCCACCAGGTAGTCCTTCTGCTCCTCGAACTTGACGGCCTGCTCCTCCACCACCGCTTCGGCGCCTCTGGAGTCCATGTCGCGGGTGCGGGTGATGAACGAGGCCACCCGGCCCAGGTAGAGGGGGGTCATGACCGAGAGGAGCTTCATCCGGTGGTCCGCCAGGTGGTGGTACTTGGCGGCGAGCTGGTACAGGAGCTTCACCCACATCTCCGTCGAAAAGTGGAACTCTTCGGGGGCCTGGCCCCGCGCCCGTTCCAGGGCGGCGTACACGTCGTCGGTGAAGATCTCCTTCCACAGGCTCCCGAAAAGGCGCATTCCTTCCTGGAACTCGGTCACCATGCGCGCCTGGTTCACGACGATGGGCTCGGGCTCCAGGGTCGCCTCCATCCCGAGAAGCGGCACGGGGTCGCTGCCCCGGATGGGCAGCCAGAAATCCTCGTGCTCCTCCATCAGCGCGAACAGGGTGCCGCACACCTGGCGGAACATGGGGCCCAGGGCGTCGGCCGGATCCTTGGCGTCGTGGATCTTCACCCCCAGGTTCGCCTGGCAGACCCTGGCGCCCGTGCGAAGCGCCGTGGTGGTCATCCAGATGTCGATGCCGAAGCGGGCGATGTCGGTGCCCCACACCTCCTGCTCCAGGTAGTGCTTGGCAAGCCCCTTGGAGAACGCGAAGTCGCCGCCGATGGGCTGGCGGATGCGCTTTCCGTACAGGGTGCGAACGAGGTTGTAGACAATGTTGTTGGTGATCGTGCCGTCGTACTTGTAGCGGGAGTAGACGGGGGCCACGAACTCGTAGCCCTGCTCCATGACGGGCTCGATCAGGTATTTGATCCACTCGGGACTGATGCTGCGCAGGTCGGAGTCGACGCACGCACAGGCCTTGACCTTGAGACGGTGCGCGGCTTCGAAGATGGCCCGCAGCGCCGAGCCCTTGCCGCCGATGCCCCGGTATACGGTGATGAGCTTCTCCTGCCAGGGCTTGAACTGGAAGTCGAGGACCCGGTCCCTCGTGTCGTCGGTGGAGCCCCCGTCGGCGATCATGATGACGGCTCGCGCGTTTCGGTAGTGCTCGTAGATCCCGTGGGACACCGTCTGCACGACGTGGACGATGGTGTCTTCGTTGTTGTAGCACGGGATTCCGACGAGGATGTCGGCCTCCCGAATCTCCTCCAGCCGCTTCTGCACGTAGGGCCGCAGGGCGGTATCGTAGTCGCGGGCCATCCGGTTCCTCCTTTGGGTTGGGTGTCGATCGGGGGTTGAACGGGCTGTCGCCGCCGGTCAGGCCGTCTCGTCCACGAGGAGCCCCAGTCCCACCCGGATGCGGTGGAGCCACCGGGGGAGGTCCTGGGGTTCGAGAACCTCGTCCTCCACGTCCTCCCCGGCGCCCGCGTCGCCGTGGCGGCGCACCCGGAGGAACAAGCCTTCCGCGTCCTCCTCCAGGGCGCACGCAAACGGTGCGCCGGCGCTGCGAAACGACGCGTTGAGGTCGTCCACGGCCTGGGTCAGCAGGGTGCGCCAGGTCTCCTCCCCCCCCGGGCCCCGGTCTTCGCCCCCCTCTTCCTCCGCGCTCTCCTGCGCAGGCCGTCCCCGGCGAAGGACCCGCACCCGGGTGCCTCCGGGCTGGACCGGGCGGGCGGGGGAGGCCGCGTAGACGTAAGGGTAGTCGGGCATGGCTCTCGGGCCCTCTCTCGGCTCCGGCGGCCGGGCGCGTTGCTCGAAGCGGCCTCCGGGGTCCTACCACACCGCGCGGGGGAAGGTGCAGGTGGAGAACGGGCGCCCCACGAACTTGTACATCTGGGGCGCCGTCCAGCGCCGCTCGAGCACACCGTCGTGGATGGCCCAGGATCGCCCCCGCACGGTCTCCGCCATCCACGGCATGCGAAAGGGGCGCGTGCCGTCCATGCGCCGCCGCAGCACGCCCCCCGGGCCGAACTCCCGGTGGATCCACTCCAGCTCTTCCAGGCCCGAAGCGTAGGTGAAGCCGTACTTCTCGTACTTGATGGCGTTGTGGTAGGCCAGGGGTGCGACGTAGAGGATACCGATGCCGAGCAGATCCGCAAATCCCTCGATCCGCCCGATCAAGGGGCGGAACATGCGCAGCCCCGGACGTACCTGGTTCGGGGCGAGCCCCGCCGCCAGGGCGCGCAGCTCTTCCCGGTAGTTTCTCGGGGAGGCCCCCAGGGGCAGCGGTGCGCCGCAAGGGCTTCGGTCCACGTGGAACCGGGGCTGGCGCGGGTCGCTCAGCACGATCCAGGCGGCCTCCAGGTGGCCCAGGTAGGTGTCGGCGAGCTCCACGACCAGGGCGGGGTCTTCGGACTCCGGATCCGGCCACACCTCGATTCGCACTCCCGGCGCCCCGGAGATCGGGAACCAGCGCCAGGGTCCCCGGTAGT contains:
- a CDS encoding glycosyltransferase; protein product: MARDYDTALRPYVQKRLEEIREADILVGIPCYNNEDTIVHVVQTVSHGIYEHYRNARAVIMIADGGSTDDTRDRVLDFQFKPWQEKLITVYRGIGGKGSALRAIFEAAHRLKVKACACVDSDLRSISPEWIKYLIEPVMEQGYEFVAPVYSRYKYDGTITNNIVYNLVRTLYGKRIRQPIGGDFAFSKGLAKHYLEQEVWGTDIARFGIDIWMTTTALRTGARVCQANLGVKIHDAKDPADALGPMFRQVCGTLFALMEEHEDFWLPIRGSDPVPLLGMEATLEPEPIVVNQARMVTEFQEGMRLFGSLWKEIFTDDVYAALERARGQAPEEFHFSTEMWVKLLYQLAAKYHHLADHRMKLLSVMTPLYLGRVASFITRTRDMDSRGAEAVVEEQAVKFEEQKDYLVDLWTNGAAASQG